A single window of Coffea eugenioides isolate CCC68of chromosome 7, Ceug_1.0, whole genome shotgun sequence DNA harbors:
- the LOC113778646 gene encoding ATP-dependent zinc metalloprotease FTSH 6, chloroplastic-like: protein MSPALSLSISHLPICKCQDDPKDSSMISKSSSRENTCHRTPVANIDVKFSRRNLLQSTGVSLVGGTLAQPARAGPEPESPIEAGSSRMSYSRLLEYLDQGNVKKVDLFENGTVAIVEIYNPALEKIQRVKVQLPGLPQELLTKLKEKDVDFASHPMEVNMASAVLDLLGNLAFPLILLGALLLRSSSNTPGAGGPNLPFGLGRSKAKFQMEPNTGVTFDDVAGVDEAKQDFQEVVEFLRTPDKFAAVGAKIPKGVLLIGPPGTGKTLLAKAIAGEAGVPFFSLSGSEFIEMFVGVGASRVRDLFNKAQQNSPCLVFIDEIDAVGRQRGTGIGGGNDEREQTLNQLLTEMDGFTGNTGVIVLAATNRPDVLDEALLRPGRFDRQVSVGLPDVRGREEILKVHSNKKKLDKDVSLSVISMRTPGFSGADLANLMNEAAILAGRRGKDKITLKEIDDSIDRIVAGMEGTQMTDGKSKILVAYHEVGHAVCATLTPGHDPVQKVTMIPRGQARGLTWFIPGEDPTLISKQQLFARIVGGLGGRAAEEIIFGEPEITTGAAGDLQQITQVARQMVTTYGMSEIGPWSLTDPAGQSSDVVLRMLARNNLSEKLAEDIDKSVRQIIERAYEIAKNHIRNSREAMDSIVEVLQEKETLTGDEFRALLSEFTDIPPDHLSRKPIRELIEA from the exons TTCCATGATCAGCAAAAGCTCCAGCAGAGAGAACACATGTCACAGAACTCCAGTAGCGAATATTGATGTCAAATTTAGTCGGCGAAACCTGTTACAAAGCACTGGTGTAAGCCTAGTTGGAGGGACTCTGGCTCAGCCTGCAAGGGCTGGACCAGAGCCAGAAAGTCCAATAGAAGCTGGTTCGAGTAGAATGTCATATTCAAGATTGTTAGAGTACTTAGATCAAGGTAATGTTAAGAAGGTGGATTTGTTCGAGAATGGGACTGTGGCAATTGTTGAGATATACAATCCTGCACTGGAGAAAATCCAGAGAGTTAAAGTTCAGCTGCCCGGATTGCCACAAGAATTGTTGACAAAGCTCAAAGAGAAGGATGTGGATTTTGCATCTCATCCAATGGAGGTGAATATGGCCTCTGCCGTTCTTGACTTGCTGGGAAATTTGGCTTTTCCCTTGATACTGCTTGGCGCTCTCCTCTTGAGAAGTTCTTCAAATACACCCGGAGCTGGAGGTCCAAACCTACCTTTTGGATTAGGAAG GAGCAAAGCCAAATTTCAAATGGAACCAAATACTGGAGTGACATTTGATGATGTAGCTGGAGTTGATGAAGCAAAGCAAGATTTTCAGGAAGTTGTTGAGTTCTTAAGAACCCCAGATAAATTTGCTGCAGTAGGAGCAAAAATTCCCAAGGGCGTACTCTTAATAGGACCTCCAGGAACAGGGAAGACATTGTTGGCTAAAGCCATAGCTGGAGAAGCGGgcgttcctttcttttccctttcagGTTCAGAGTTTATTGAGATGTTTGTTGGAGTGGGAGCTTCTAGAGTGAGGGACTTATTCAACAAAGCTCAACAGAATTCACCATGTTTGGTCTTCATTGATGAGATTGATGCTGTTGGGAGGCAGAGAGGAACTGGTATTGGTGGAGGAAATGACGAAAGGGAGCAAACACTTAACCAGCTGCTCACAGAAATGGATGGTTTTACGGGAAATACTGGAGTCATTGTCCTTGCTGCCACTAACAGACCCGATGTTCTAGATGAAGCTTTGCTTAGGCCAGGAAGGTTTGACAGACAG GTTAGTGTTGGACTCCCAGATGTAAGAGGGAGAGAAGAAATATTGAAGGTTCACAGCAACAAGAAGAAACTCGACAAGGATGTCTCTCTCAGTGTCATTTCTATGAGGACTCCAGGATTCAGTGGTGCAGATCTTGCAAACCTCATGAATGAAGCTGCTATTCTTGCTGGTCGGAGAGGCAAAGATAAGATAACCTTGAAAGAGATTGATGATTCAATTGATCGAATTGTAGCTGGAATGGAGGGAACCCAGATGACGGATGGAAAGAGCAAGATTTTAGTGGCTTATCACGAAGTTGGGCATGCAGTCTGCGC GACCTTGACACCGGGTCATGATCCAGTACAGAAGGTGACAATGATCCCTAGGGGTCAAGCCCGTGGTCTGACGTGGTTCATACCCGGTGAGGATCCAACACTGATCTCAAAGCAGCAGCTTTTCGCCAGAATTGTTGGAGGGCTTGGAGGTAGGGCCGCAGAAGAAATAATATTCGGCGAACCAGAAATAACAACTGGTGCTGCAGGAGACTTGCAGCAGATTACCCAAGTAGCAAGACAG ATGGTGACAACTTATGGAATGTCTGAGATTGGGCCGTGGTCTTTGACTGATCCGGCAGGACAGAGCAGTGATGTGGTGCTGAGAATGCTGGCAAGAAACAACCTGTCTGAAAAGCTTGCCGAAGATATTGATAAATCGGTGCGTCAGATTATTGAAAGAGCATATGAAATTGCAAAGAATCACATAAGAAATAGCAGGGAGGCAATGGACAGTATAGTAGAAGTGTTGCAAGAAAAGGAAACCCTGACAGGTGATGAGTTCAGGGCTCTGCTCTCAGAGTTTACCGACATTCCTCCTGATCATCTATCTAGAAAACCAATACGCGAGCTGATTGAGGCCTAA